In Acidobacteriota bacterium, one genomic interval encodes:
- a CDS encoding magnesium chelatase produces MLPTTLAELRRAVASGDVPRRSVRAEVRENLVRKLREGGDIFPGIIGYDDTVVPQIVNAVLSRHHFILLGLRGQAKSRILRALTSLLDEVVPVVPGCEINDDPLAPLCGACRRRLAAEGDALPVAWRPREARYVEKLATPDVTIADVVGDIDPIKAARGGLQLSDELTMHFGLLPRANRGIFALNELPDLAGKIQVGLFNILQEGDVQIKGYPVRLPLDLLMVFSANPEDYTARGKIITPLKDRIGSEIRTHYPLSRHAAMAITEQEAWTARESAAGLPVALPRYVREVVEEIAFQARVDQKIDKRSGVSQRLPISCLENVVSNAERRALMNDEDVVVPRVTDVYAALPSITGKFELEYEGELRGADTVANDLIRAAVGNVFTGYLDGADLRPVVEWFDLGGSLQVTDTTGADRLLEETGVIQGLRELAGRLGTNPAAPAAEVASAVDFVLEGLYAQRKISRNDDWRYQATETPRRPGPRAAEPTLDPNVPLAGPGRKKYYN; encoded by the coding sequence ATGCTGCCCACGACACTGGCAGAGCTGCGGCGCGCCGTGGCCTCCGGCGACGTTCCCCGCCGAAGCGTCCGCGCAGAGGTCCGTGAGAACCTGGTGCGGAAGCTCCGCGAGGGCGGCGACATCTTTCCGGGCATCATCGGCTACGACGACACCGTGGTGCCGCAGATCGTCAATGCCGTGCTCTCCCGCCACCACTTCATCCTGCTGGGGCTGCGTGGGCAGGCGAAGAGCCGGATCCTGCGCGCACTGACGTCTCTGCTCGACGAGGTCGTGCCGGTCGTGCCGGGCTGCGAGATCAACGACGACCCGCTCGCGCCGCTGTGCGGCGCCTGCCGCCGCCGCCTCGCCGCCGAGGGCGATGCATTGCCGGTCGCGTGGCGCCCGCGCGAAGCGCGCTACGTCGAGAAGCTCGCCACGCCCGACGTCACCATCGCCGACGTGGTGGGCGACATCGACCCGATCAAGGCCGCGCGCGGTGGCCTGCAGCTCTCCGACGAGCTGACCATGCACTTCGGGCTGCTGCCGCGGGCCAACCGGGGCATCTTCGCCCTCAACGAGCTGCCCGACCTCGCCGGCAAGATCCAGGTGGGTCTCTTCAACATCCTCCAGGAGGGCGACGTCCAGATCAAGGGCTACCCGGTCAGGCTGCCGCTCGACCTGCTGATGGTCTTCAGCGCCAACCCGGAGGACTACACCGCCCGAGGCAAGATCATCACACCGCTCAAGGACCGCATCGGCTCGGAGATCCGCACGCACTACCCCCTCAGCCGCCACGCCGCGATGGCCATCACCGAGCAGGAGGCCTGGACGGCACGCGAGTCGGCCGCGGGCCTGCCGGTGGCGCTGCCTCGGTACGTGCGCGAGGTCGTCGAGGAGATCGCGTTCCAGGCGCGCGTCGACCAGAAGATCGACAAGCGGTCGGGCGTCAGCCAGCGGCTCCCCATCTCGTGCCTCGAGAACGTCGTGTCGAACGCCGAGCGGCGCGCGCTGATGAACGACGAGGACGTGGTGGTGCCTCGGGTCACGGACGTGTACGCGGCGCTGCCGTCGATCACGGGCAAGTTCGAGCTGGAGTACGAGGGCGAGCTGCGCGGCGCCGACACCGTGGCGAACGATCTCATCCGGGCGGCCGTCGGCAACGTGTTCACCGGGTACCTCGACGGCGCCGACCTGCGTCCCGTCGTGGAATGGTTCGACCTCGGCGGGTCGCTGCAGGTCACCGATACGACCGGCGCCGATCGGCTGCTCGAGGAGACCGGCGTCATTCAGGGGCTGCGCGAGCTCGCGGGCCGTCTGGGCACCAACCCGGCCGCGCCGGCGGCGGAGGTGGCGTCGGCCGTCGACTTCGTGCTCGAGGGCCTCTACGCCCAGCGCAAGATCAGCCGCAACGACGACTGGCGCTACCAGGCCACCGAAACACCGCGGCGACCCGGCCCCCGCGCGGCAGAACCGACACTCGACCCGAACGTGCCGCTCGCGGGGCCCGGACGCAAGAAGTACTACAACTAG
- a CDS encoding glycerophosphodiester phosphodiesterase, which produces MSLPRADHLVFARGTTRVFAHRGGARLRPENTLAAFEHGLAVGADGLELDVRLARDGEVVVIHDATLDRTTDAKGAVADRTASELAAVDAGYRFDRNGETPYRGAGFGVPRFSDVLDRFRGLPLIVELKGDDVRLAHAVVSLLREADAWSFVCLASFSDGQLREVRKLAPHAVTSAAKEEIRRALYGSWVGIAPRRPAYRGFQLPERFGTTRVVSKRFVHLMAARGLPIQVWTVNDATAMQRLIDWGVSGLITDRPDVAREVVDNFED; this is translated from the coding sequence ATGTCGCTGCCACGCGCGGATCACCTGGTGTTCGCCCGGGGCACGACCCGCGTGTTCGCCCACCGTGGCGGGGCCAGGCTCCGTCCGGAGAACACGCTGGCCGCCTTCGAGCACGGCCTCGCCGTCGGCGCCGATGGCCTCGAGCTCGACGTGCGGCTCGCACGCGACGGTGAGGTCGTCGTGATTCACGACGCCACGCTCGACCGCACGACCGACGCGAAGGGGGCCGTGGCCGATCGGACCGCCTCGGAGCTCGCGGCCGTCGACGCCGGGTACCGGTTCGACCGCAACGGCGAGACGCCATACCGCGGCGCGGGCTTCGGCGTCCCGCGCTTCTCGGATGTCCTGGACCGGTTTCGCGGCCTGCCGCTCATCGTGGAGCTCAAGGGCGACGACGTGCGGCTGGCGCACGCTGTCGTGAGCCTGCTCCGCGAGGCCGACGCGTGGTCGTTCGTCTGCCTGGCGAGCTTCTCCGACGGACAGCTGCGCGAGGTCAGGAAGCTCGCGCCGCACGCCGTGACGAGCGCGGCCAAGGAGGAGATCCGCCGCGCGCTCTATGGCTCGTGGGTCGGGATCGCGCCTCGGCGACCGGCCTATCGCGGCTTCCAGCTTCCCGAACGCTTCGGGACGACGCGCGTCGTCTCGAAGCGCTTCGTGCACCTCATGGCCGCACGGGGCCTGCCGATCCAGGTCTGGACGGTGAACGATGCCACCGCGATGCAGCGACTGATCGACTGGGGCGTGTCGGGGCTCATCACCGATCGACCCGACGTCGCGCGCGAGGTCGTGGACAACTTCGAGGACTAG